The DNA region GAAAGGTACTTAGTTCGGTACTACGGTGTACTGGTCAACAAATAGGCAACGACTGCCGTCTAGTGCTACTATCCTCAGGAAATAGTTTATCTATAGCAAATGGCAACTCCAAGCATAAGAGATTTTGTCTGGCATAGCGATCCTCAAAATCGACTCAATGATGGACTCAAATAAACCATATCGTCTTCGTTTATCATCAGAGGCTCAACATGGGATCGTCGATCTTTCTGAAGCACATGTTTAAACTCGAATCACGCTCTTGTGCGAGCACATATCTACTAGCGTTTTACTGGATGCAGAAAATCCATGGAAGGAAGATTCCTTAGTGCCCAGTTATTGATAAAAACTCAAGGAAATACTCCAGGAAGAACTAGAGATGTCCTTCAACAATCATCGAAATGGTGTCCACCTCAATGTGGGTTGGCATAGTATCCGAACAGCTGTGATGTCTATCAGTGACTTAAACCAAAATATTATTAGAAGTCAGTGAATTCCAATGGTGTCAATTGAATTGGTCGACGCTAAGAGACATTCTATCAGGCTGCGAATAAAATGAGGAGCGAAGGCTATTTGAACATAAACTGATAAAAGGTGTACCTAACGATCGCGACCAGTGGTTGtaagcgaaagcaagagagatagAAAGAGCAGTGGTAGGTAATAGTAGACAACTTTCCAAAGAAGGTATCAGAAATTCAGTTGTTAGTAGGACTATTTCTAAAAAACGTGTAACCATGATTTACTCTCAGCTCAGACGACTAGAAAGACGGTCAGAACTCTCTTAGGAACACTTAAACTGTTCTCAGGTTTCTAACTATTATGAAATTGAAATAAGCCTTGTAACATTTAGTGAGGTCGGAAAGGTTGTGGTCATTATGAGGCGACGGAGGGCAGCTGATTTCTTAACCCTTAAGATCCTTAGGAATAATGGTCCAGTTTAACCACTCAGATTGGTTGAAATATTAGCTAGAATCTAGGAACTAAACATAATCCCACTTGACTGGTTTTAACTACTGACCATCCTAGTCAATAAGGACAAAAATCCTCTTGTGATAACCATAAGGAAGTTTGACTGACAGTGTTTCGAGAAGATGGTCATCTGGTGCTTAACCATCACTTAGAGACATTGGGTGACGTAGTTTCGAATCGGTTACAGTAACACCAACGGATTCACTGTCATCCTATAGATCGTGAGTTTCAAATTACCTAATCCTTTCCTATTTCACGAATTCATATTTCTCAAATTATGTCCTGTATGCCTCATCTTTCTtactaccactgatactgttacttcTTCCACCATTCTGGCGTTTGTTTTGATAAACTCATCTCGACGTGCTAATGTGATATCGCAAACGGAACTGAAGTACATACATACCAGGTCCTACCTTTCCTATGATTGACTAAATCTAATCATATTCATACAGAAAAGTCGCCTAGTTACTGCATGCGAAGCTTTTCGCATAGACTAAAGAGTTAATAACTTCTTTCTTGTTGTTGATCTTAATTCTAGTTAAAGAAACTTTAGATTACGTTCAGTCTTATCATCTGAAATTATCTTAGGGTTACTTTATAGTAAATTATAACTATTCATGGCTAAGAAATCGACCGATTTCATAATACCTTTTAAAGTGTAATACTCATTAGAGCTTATAAACGACGCGTTCATAAATTGACTTTATACGAGAATCACTGGTAATAAGATACTTCGCTAATACTTATGCTGTGAAATTTAGTCCGAAATTCATTATACTCCAGTGTATCTTGAACTGAATAACGTAGGATTTAGTCGTTTTATACGTTAATATTCCAATTTATTTCGTCCGGTtagtttttaaacaaaaataagggAAATCCTATTAAAAAAGTGAACTCAAATATAATCTAGACAGTAAACACGTATGGTTTGGCCATATCGAGAATGAGTTAGTATGTGGGAGAAAAACAGCTCTTTACATAATTTATAGTCCCAAGATACTAAAAGTGTTTGTACATATTTGTATGTATTAACCAGGTGGTCGAACATAAATATAAACTGTGGTTTTTGGAAATGTCTATTCGCTCCATCCACTAACGAAATGTAATAGTTTTCCAACCACAATCTCGGGTTTTCATAGAACATCTCAGCCTCATCGTTATACTGATAACTATCTGATACCAGTTTTGTCAAATCTGGATTACATGACAGTTGCTTAAAAGAAATGTTTCGATGTAGATATCTGAAAAGAAAAGAACGAATGAAGAAATCAGTGCACCTATGCATCAGTAAGTCTGTACATTACCATTTAGTGAGTTCcctcataataataaactgaaaatagtTGTTTATTACTGTTATACTCAATGATTCTACAGAAGTTTAGTAATATAAGTGTAGAAGTCTGGTTTGATGATTACAGTTACTTCGTTATTGTATAGAATGAGGTTCTGGTATATGCGTGACTCTAGCATATCTATTTGTATATGAACAAGTTTGGTTTAattttatatacatttattaaCTGTGCTATGTTAATACTAGAAGTTATTCCAACATGCAACGCTAAAATTTTTTGGCGTGTATGGTTGAGTGAACAAATAATAGCttaattacaaattaattaCTGAACTGTTTATAGTATCAATATTTAAAACCAAATAACTTACCCTACTGATGGGACTGTATGACACGGCATCAAGTTCAGAGCAGTTACGACCTCATTTCCAGGCTGATTTTTCAGTAATTGTTGGTTCAAAAATTTTATTGAATCAAGTCCACCACGCTGATGTACTAAGCATGTATATAATGCCAATGGAATATGTGTCAAAATGATGAATGACACCAAATACTGGCGTCGGATATCCTGATTGTGTAGAAATTTTAGTTTGAATCCGTAACGAACGAACCACACCGATATAATACCAGAAAAATACATAGCTAGCGGGATTGATGGGAAGATAAATCTGAATTCTTTGTGCGGCAAGAAACTGAACATTAAAGAGAGAGAATTACCTTCAACTAGGAACGTAAAACTTTAAATGCACAAAGGTGACTTCCGATCATGTTTGAGTTGATAAAGAGAGCCAGATGAACGAGTAAATATTTACACTAAGTACTAAGAAGGCATTGTGGCAACAGAGTAACTGAGACCACGCGCTAGCATTCTCCACTTATTGACAGAGAAAAGTGGATGTATAACTAACCTATTTCCGTTTGGTATCAACCGAACTGACAATAGATGCTGAATTCTGGaatttcatattacaaattattcACACACCAAGCCCTTTCGTGAGTTGAATACATAGTAGTCCATGAGCGACCCAGAATAGTATTGACTCAACCTATGAGTAATTTTATCACTTACTACTGTAGTTAAGTTTCCTGAGAATTACATATACCGTCATTAATTCAATGTTTTCATTCACCACTAACTTTCAGTGCTAAGAATTTTTCATTAGATCTTTACAGCTAACCGTCACCCTGGCCAGTTTTTTCCAATTGTCAGTACTTATGATTATGATAGTGTATCTTCGTGTGGATTTCAACAGCTGAAGATGTTTCCCATTCTCAAATTATACTTTTAAACGTTTTGAAAGTGAAAGAGGTTTCACAGGAATTGGTTACCTTCAATACCTGGTGATTTGTTACTGATTATgtttactgctacagctacaaAAGACAAAATAAGTTGTTGATGCTGATTAAAGGACGATAAATTAGTTAGTGCCACCCAGTATATTTTAAGCCCAAGTAAAATTACATTCGGCAGAAACACGGTTATCACGCGTGCCCCACGTTTTCATTCAGATAAGCGGTTATTTATTATCCAAGATTACGCGATGTGCAATAAACTACACAGCTAGCAAAAGATAATGTCAATATCCAAGACACTGTACTTAATAAAACAGAATGTGACAAAATTAGTAGGAATTTAGCGAGTGGCAAATTAGTTAGGTGATTAATAGATGATCTAAACTTACCTATAACATATTATAGTCCAtatcataacaataatacacAAACCACATGGATCACGAAACATCTGGTTActagagttgtttgaatagtcTATCTTCTTTCTCTCTCCTGTAAGATCTCTTAAAAAACCTGGACCATATTTAAAATACATTACAATAAAGGTTACCACCAGAGGCGTTTGCGTTAACAACATAGCTGCAAATCCTTGGGATATGTACCAGTGCCAAGGCTGGACGTCATAAAATCGTGATCCTCCAGAAAAAATATTGAACTTAATGAAATTCCACTGGTTGATTATCCACTGATTATATGTCAAACGATCCAGAACGCAAGAGAAAGCAAAACAGGGCACAATTATACTTAAGTAAATTCCAATCTGATAGATAAGATGGTTTAGAAACCATTTTGTCCTgtataataaaatcatttaaataaggAAGAAAAAAATATCCTGAATAGAGGGGCTTAGTTAATTTGTGCAATTCGTATATAAAATTCGAAAAGGTAAAATACTTTAACGGTCACTCAATGCATTTGCTGAATATTAGTGTATATATCAATGTATGTATTGCAGGGAGATTCAGTAAAATTACTGATCGACATGTACTATAGTGGTTTAACAATAAACACATCTACCATCCCAATGTACAACGATCGCGTGGAGTCACAGGAACATGAATTTAAAGGTTTATAATACAAATTGATATCAATCGGGCAATATGTACCAGTAACCTCTTCTGTCATTGTTATACTAAACCACCACTCAACACTTCCTGACCTTATCAACCAATTTCAAATATGATAGCTTTTACTGGAAAGGATTTTAAAACGAAATAAAACGGTTATCAGAATAAAAAAAACCAGACTATCTTGTCTCACTATAATTCAAGTGATTTCTTTAAAACAATTCATTAAACGTTAGCACACAACTCTATTCGTGTTAAAAAAGTAGTTGAACGAAACAAAAATTGTATATGTTATGCAAGTAACTAGTTGATTCATTAATGAAACATTCATTGTTGAATGTTAAATATTGTATTGAAAACTAAAACCTTGTATTTTCACCACATGTGTAAAACGGATCATTTAAGTTCATTAATctccgcctgaagtccctccgggggctactgccggtcccaagcccggataaaggaggagggttgggcatggggttagcgtccccatcccgtagaaaactaactcgctaagaaaacgctaaccagaaaaaattatttaaactcttccctgggagtcagaaggttttcatttagaagaactatgacgcctcatgatgaaaaccgaattccttcggaagttacgaggccgacgccccttctgacaaccagagcaaccatttatttaggtacatggaatgttcgtacaatgtgggacaccagGAGAGCCTTCCGAATTGCTGCAggaatgagaagatacaacctagaggtgcttgggatcagtgaaacacattggacgcaagttggacaacaacgactagcttcaggagagcttctgttatactccggccataaagaagaaaatgccccacatacacaaggagttgcattgatgctgtccaaacaagcacaaaaggcacttataggatgggaatctcatggaccaaggatcatcaaagcctccttcaatgaacatcatccaatgctatgcgcctaccaacgattaaaatgaagacgctaaagatcaattctacaataggctgcagtcaatcatcgagaagtgcccaacaaaggacctgaccattctgatgggagattttaatgacaaggttggaacggacaacactggatatgaataCATcagggacgacacggactgggagaaaggaacgaaaatggtgagagatttgcaaacctatgtgcctttaataaactggtcataggcggcaccatattcccacataaacgcatacacaaaaccacatggactccaccagatcacactacacagaaccaaatcGGCCATATCTGCATTATCAAAAAGTTcgggaggacgatggaggatgtgagaaccaagagaggagctgatataacatcagatcatcacttgctggtcgccaagatgaaattgaaactcaagaagtactggacaatggggcggacaatatcacaaaagttcaatacggcttttcttcgggatactgacaaactcaacaaattcaagatagtcctcagcaataagttccaggtctttcatggtctactcaatggagaaggaactactgtggagagcaactggaaggggataaaagtggcaatcacttcaacatgtcatgaggtcctgggtcacaagaaacaccatcacaaggaatggatcactgttgatacactgaataagattcaagaaagaaggaacaagaagacagcaatcaataccagccgaacaagagcagaaaaagccaaggcacaagctgaatacacagaagtaaacaaacaagtgaagaggagcatcagaatcgacaaacgtaaatatgtggaagacttagcaacgacggcggaaaaggctgcaagagaaggaaacatgagacaactgtatgacacgacaaagaaactctctggaaatcgccgcaaagcagaatgaccagtgaaaagcaaggaaggcgaggtaatcaccaacattgaagagcaacaaaacaggtgggtagaacacttcaaaaaactcttgaatcgaccagctccactgaacccacccaacatcgaagcagcacccacggacctcccaatcaatgttggcccaccaacaattaaagaaatcagcatgaccatcagacaaatcaagagtggcaaagcagcaggaccggacaacattccagcagaggcactaaaagcagacgtagcggcaactgcaaggatccTCTACAtcctcttcaataagatttgggatgaggaacaagtaccaacagactggaagaaggactactgatcaaaataccgaagaaaggcgatctcaacAAGTGTGATAaatacaggggcatcactcttctctcaataccgggaaaagtcttcaacagggtattgttaaacaggacgaaggactgcgtagacgctcaacttcgtgaccaacaggcaggattccgtaaggatagatcgtgtacagactgAATCGCAAATCTACGGACCATtgtaaaacaatcaattgaatggaattcatcactctacatcaacttcattgactacgaaaaggcatttgatagcgtgtaCAGAataacactatggaaacttcttcgacactacggcgtgcctcagaagat from Schistosoma haematobium chromosome ZW, whole genome shotgun sequence includes:
- the QTRT1_1 gene encoding Queuine tRNA-ribosyltransferase catalytic subunit 1, variant 2 (EggNog:ENOG410VAAX~COG:G~CAZy:GT22~BUSCO:EOG091G08V8~SECRETED:SignalP(1-23)); translated protein: MELIFRNSSHLFVCLLLFRFFNALLIQTSYVPDEYWQSIEVAHKWVFGYGTLTWEWEPKIALRSPVHPLLISFIYKMIATVGADSQWMIMKSPQILHGFFAAIADFHLYKLIKQLSGFQIAKWTLFHHVCNWFTIYCAPRSLSNCVEWCLCIIGLSYYPWNVVCQTDQQFIQLTASNYHNQSKWFIFIAVVCVLIRPTALIIWFPLCFWHIWRKCMIASTLDKDNNHDLKEYQEYSRTKWFLNHLIYQIGIYLSIIVPCFAFSCVLDRLTYNQWIINQWNFIKFNIFSGGSRFYDVQPWHWYISQGFAAMLLTQTPLVVTFIVMYFKYGPGFLRDLTGERKKIDYSNNSSNQMFRDPCGLCIIVMIWTIICYSFLPHKEFRFIFPSIPLAMYFSGIISVWFVRYGFKLKFLHNQDIRRQYLVSFIILTHIPLALYTCLVHQRGGLDSIKFLNQQLLKNQPGNEVVTALNLMPCHTVPSVGYLHRNISFKQLSCNPDLTKLVSDSYQYNDEAEMFYENPRLWLENYYISLVDGANRHFQKPQFIFMFDHLVNTYKYVQTLLVSWDYKLCKELFFSHILTHSRYGQTIRVYCLDYI